A genomic segment from Oxobacter pfennigii encodes:
- a CDS encoding MFS transporter: MERDAGLQKKEPLWTRDYILISIASLFITLGFQMLLPILPVFSAKLGGSDTWAGLVVGIFTISSVIMRPIAGRLLDSYGRRGVYIIGLIVFLLCVMAYNWTSTILVLLVIRFIHGFGWGAASTSSSTIASDVIPKSRLGEGMGYYGLTSTLAMAVAPALGLGLQSQYGFNIVFYISAAVVLISIFIALPIKYHKPDVQQKSGKAGIFEKSAILPAIVVFFITMTYGAIVSFIALYSAQRQVENIGLFFTVYAAALLISRPYFGRLTDKKGTSFAVLPGIVFVIISMALIYFADSLIVFLIAGFVYGIGFGAIQPALQAMSVRDINPSRRGAANATFFLGFDLGIGAGSITWGIIAENAGYQIIYLLCIIPAVVAAFIYIKSIKQPKQN; this comes from the coding sequence ATGGAAAGAGATGCAGGGCTTCAAAAGAAAGAGCCTCTTTGGACTCGGGACTATATTTTGATTTCAATAGCAAGTTTGTTTATTACCCTGGGATTCCAGATGCTTTTACCGATATTGCCTGTTTTTTCAGCTAAGCTTGGAGGCTCAGATACCTGGGCGGGTCTGGTTGTGGGTATTTTTACCATATCCTCGGTTATAATGAGGCCCATTGCCGGCCGGTTACTGGACAGTTACGGGAGAAGAGGAGTATACATTATAGGTTTAATAGTATTTCTTTTATGCGTTATGGCATATAACTGGACTTCAACAATCTTGGTGCTGTTAGTTATAAGGTTTATACATGGCTTTGGATGGGGGGCTGCCAGCACATCCTCCAGCACAATAGCTTCTGATGTAATCCCAAAATCCCGATTGGGAGAGGGCATGGGCTATTATGGTTTAACGAGCACCCTTGCAATGGCCGTAGCCCCTGCATTGGGACTAGGACTCCAGAGTCAATACGGATTTAACATAGTTTTTTATATTTCTGCTGCTGTCGTGTTAATTTCCATTTTTATTGCTTTACCCATAAAATATCATAAACCGGATGTGCAGCAAAAATCCGGTAAAGCAGGAATATTTGAAAAATCAGCCATTCTTCCTGCCATTGTGGTCTTCTTTATCACAATGACCTATGGTGCCATTGTCTCTTTTATCGCACTCTATTCAGCTCAAAGGCAGGTTGAAAATATAGGGTTGTTTTTTACGGTGTATGCTGCTGCATTATTGATTTCACGGCCTTACTTCGGCCGGCTCACAGATAAAAAGGGCACCTCTTTTGCGGTGCTTCCGGGCATAGTTTTTGTGATAATTTCAATGGCCTTAATTTATTTTGCCGATTCTCTTATTGTTTTTCTTATAGCCGGATTTGTTTATGGAATTGGATTTGGTGCCATACAGCCGGCACTGCAGGCCATGTCCGTACGTGACATTAATCCCTCTAGGAGGGGAGCTGCAAATGCTACTTTCTTTTTAGGTTTTGATCTTGGGATTGGAGCCGGTTCAATCACCTGGGGTATAATAGCTGAGAATGCAGGTTATCAGATAATTTATCTTCTATGCATTATTCCGGCAGTTGTTGCAGCCTTTATATATATTAAATCAATAAAGCAGCCGAAACAGAATTAA
- a CDS encoding MarR family winged helix-turn-helix transcriptional regulator, whose amino-acid sequence MESIGRYSAAIYRLTQSIFNNKLKELAISSGQYDFFLIIAKNEGINQKELSDILYVEKSTVAKAVKHLETKGYIQRKQVEKDKRYYSLHLTEKGRGAFAEVESVFSEILGIFSKNIPESVIDETIEVLKKVIDNLYEEKSKYARE is encoded by the coding sequence ATGGAAAGTATCGGCAGATACAGTGCTGCTATTTATAGGCTCACCCAGAGTATATTTAACAATAAGCTTAAAGAGTTGGCCATTAGCAGCGGACAGTATGATTTTTTTCTTATTATAGCTAAAAATGAAGGTATAAATCAAAAGGAACTCAGTGACATACTCTATGTTGAAAAGTCAACGGTTGCAAAGGCTGTCAAGCATTTGGAGACTAAGGGTTATATTCAAAGAAAGCAAGTTGAGAAAGACAAACGATATTATTCGCTGCATTTAACAGAGAAAGGAAGAGGGGCTTTCGCAGAGGTTGAATCTGTTTTTTCTGAAATATTAGGTATTTTTTCCAAGAATATTCCTGAAAGTGTGATTGATGAGACAATAGAGGTACTGAAAAAAGTAATAGATAACTTATATGAAGAAAAAAGCAAATATGCCAGAGAATAA
- a CDS encoding GntR family transcriptional regulator yields the protein MRENIETLIVDDFMAQITEGRYKAHDKFPSENEMVDIYKVPRIIIRKAYARLEEMGYMYSIQGKGRYFKEKQEQIDLILSGKESFSKKMKDKGFELISKNMFCEKISYDQRIYDELKAHKKDKVYKIGRLRIVDKRPIALHISYVAKSLFSDIHMEGKDIISMFDYYKQKGYEKFDSTKSILSVSFPTTEEKNMLECANLVPILVLETNCIDSSTQKILEYTNILYRSDSFKYIVK from the coding sequence ATGAGAGAGAACATAGAAACTTTGATTGTTGATGATTTCATGGCTCAAATCACAGAAGGCAGATACAAGGCCCATGATAAGTTCCCTTCGGAAAATGAAATGGTTGATATTTATAAAGTGCCCAGGATTATTATAAGAAAAGCCTATGCGAGGCTGGAGGAAATGGGATATATGTATTCCATCCAGGGCAAGGGCAGGTATTTTAAAGAAAAGCAGGAGCAGATAGATCTCATATTATCCGGGAAAGAAAGCTTCAGCAAAAAAATGAAGGATAAAGGCTTTGAGCTTATTTCAAAGAATATGTTCTGCGAAAAAATAAGTTATGATCAAAGAATTTATGATGAATTGAAAGCTCATAAAAAAGACAAGGTATACAAAATAGGAAGGCTTAGAATTGTGGACAAAAGGCCCATAGCCCTTCACATTTCTTATGTTGCCAAATCCCTGTTCAGCGATATCCACATGGAAGGCAAAGATATAATATCCATGTTCGATTATTATAAACAAAAAGGATATGAGAAATTCGACTCCACGAAAAGTATATTAAGCGTATCCTTTCCTACAACAGAAGAAAAAAACATGCTGGAGTGTGCCAATCTGGTGCCTATTTTGGTCTTAGAAACCAATTGCATTGACAGTAGTACTCAAAAAATACTGGAATACACAAACATATTATACAGAAGCGATTCCTTCAAATATATTGTAAAATAG
- a CDS encoding UDP-glucose dehydrogenase family protein, with the protein MKAAIIGGSGYVGLVTGAGLSQMGHTVVCMDVDKRKIENLQKGIPPIYEDGLKELIDKNMEEKSLIFTCDLKKAMDKADVVFITVGTPENEDGSADLSYIYKAAESIAKHINEYMVVVLKSTVPVGTCDKVYDIIQANTADKKIYFDVVSNPEFLREGSAVKDFFNPDRIVIGTESIMASGVLKELYRNFKCPLLVTGRRSSELIKYASNTFLALRLSFINEIAEVCENAGGDIEEVAKGMGLDKRIGQSYLKAGIGFGGPCLVKDLKALINTAEKYDCGNELLKAALNRNYMQSRSFIKKLKSMLGTLENKQIIIAGLSFKPGTDDTRNSPSLNMISSLLEENAQVYAYDPKVKFLPKPYSNSVTFVEDIEGGAKGKDAIIFMTEWEEFNNINFKKVGHIMRTPVIADGRNIFNPYEMIKNGFKYTSIGRKQTAEIYAEENAV; encoded by the coding sequence TTGAAAGCTGCAATTATCGGAGGCTCAGGCTACGTAGGATTGGTGACAGGTGCAGGTCTTTCACAAATGGGTCACACCGTTGTATGTATGGATGTGGATAAAAGAAAGATAGAAAATCTTCAAAAAGGCATCCCTCCCATATATGAAGATGGTTTAAAAGAACTTATAGATAAAAACATGGAAGAGAAAAGTCTCATATTTACCTGTGATTTAAAAAAGGCAATGGATAAAGCCGATGTGGTTTTTATAACCGTAGGCACACCGGAAAATGAAGACGGCTCAGCAGATTTATCATATATATATAAGGCGGCGGAAAGCATAGCCAAACATATAAACGAATATATGGTAGTTGTTTTAAAGAGCACTGTGCCCGTCGGCACCTGCGATAAGGTATATGATATTATTCAAGCCAATACTGCTGATAAAAAAATATATTTTGATGTGGTATCCAATCCTGAATTTTTAAGGGAAGGCAGTGCGGTAAAGGACTTTTTCAACCCCGACAGGATAGTAATTGGCACCGAGAGCATAATGGCTTCCGGAGTTTTAAAAGAGCTTTACAGGAATTTTAAATGTCCCCTCCTTGTAACGGGAAGAAGAAGCTCCGAGCTTATAAAATATGCCTCCAACACCTTCCTTGCACTCAGGCTTTCATTTATAAACGAGATAGCCGAAGTCTGCGAAAATGCGGGAGGAGACATAGAAGAGGTGGCAAAGGGCATGGGACTTGATAAAAGGATAGGGCAATCCTATTTAAAGGCAGGCATAGGCTTTGGCGGTCCCTGTCTTGTAAAGGATTTGAAAGCCCTTATAAATACTGCCGAAAAATATGACTGCGGCAATGAGCTATTAAAAGCTGCCCTTAACAGAAACTATATGCAAAGCCGGAGCTTTATAAAGAAGCTAAAAAGCATGCTGGGCACTCTTGAGAATAAACAAATAATCATAGCCGGATTATCATTTAAGCCCGGCACCGATGACACGAGAAATTCACCTTCATTGAATATGATATCCTCTCTTTTAGAGGAAAATGCCCAGGTTTATGCCTATGATCCAAAGGTTAAATTTCTTCCCAAGCCTTACAGTAACAGTGTCACCTTTGTTGAAGATATAGAGGGCGGTGCAAAAGGAAAGGATGCAATAATTTTTATGACGGAATGGGAGGAATTCAATAATATAAATTTCAAGAAGGTAGGACACATAATGAGAACTCCTGTCATAGCAGACGGAAGGAATATCTTCAACCCCTATGAAATGATAAAGAATGGGTTTAAATATACAAGCATAGGAAGAAAACAGACTGCCGAAATTTATGCAGAAGAAAATGCTGTATAG